The Stigmatella aurantiaca DW4/3-1 genome contains the following window.
GCCGGCTACCCGCGCAACCTCCAGAAGCATGAGATTCACGTCGGCGCGCGCATCTTCGCGGTGGCCGACACGCTGGACGCGATGACCAGTGACCGGCCCTACCGCAAGGGCACCACGTTCGCCAACGCGATCCAGGAGATCAAACGCTGCGCCAACACGCAGTTCGATCCCGAGGTCGTCCGCGCGTTCCTGGACATCGGCGAGGAAGGGCTGGTCCGGATCAAGCTGGAGATGGCCGAGCGCAAGCTCAAGCCGCTCGAGGCCGAGGCCCGGGCGCAAGAGGCCGAGGCCGAGCTGGAACGGCTCACCGAGGAAGATGACCTGGAGCTGACGCCCGTGCCCTCCGCGCCGCCCCTGTCCGGCAACAAAGTGGCCTGAGTCTCACACCACAGGACACTTGGTCCGAGCCCGGCTGTTCTTGCAAACGAAGGCCTGGATTAAGACGTTGTTCTGGTTATGACTCCCGCCATGCTTCCGCTCGCCAGCTCGCGTGATCCGCTCGCGCCCCCGCTTCTGGATGCCCAGGGCCGGCGAATGACGTACCTGCGTCTGAGCGTGACGGACCGCTGCAACTTCCGCTGCACCTACTGCTCCCCTGCCTCGTGGGGCGGCAAGAAGGACCTGCTCTCGGCCCTGGAGTTCGAGCGCATCGTCTCCGTCTTCGCGAGCATGGGCATCCAGCGCGTGCGCCTGACGGGCGGCGAGCCCCTCATCCGGCCAGACATCCTGGAGATTGCCCAGCGTCTGTCCGCCCTTCCGGGCGTGGAGCGGGTGGCCATTACCACCAACGCCAGCCACCTGGAGCGCCTGGCGGTCCCGCTGCGCGAGGCGGGCGTCAGCCAGCTCAACATCAGCCTGGACACGCTCAGCGCGGAGACCTTCCGCCGCATCTCCAAGCAGGGGGACTTCGCCTCCACCCTGCGCGGCATCGACGCGGCGGCGGCGGCGGGCTTCGCCTCGCTCAAGCTCAACGTCGTCGTCATGCGGGGCGTCAACGACGGCGAGGCCGCCGCGCTGGTCGAATACGCCCATGCGCGCGGCCTCACCCCACGCTTCATCGAGCTGATGCCGTTCGGTCAGGGAGAGCCCGTTCCCACCGCCGAGCTGATCGAGCGGCTCCAGGCCTCCGGCCTGCCGCTGGCGGAGGAGCTCGTGGAGGAGCGCACCCGGGTGAGCACCTCGGGGCCTGCGCGTTACTGGCGCGCGCCGGGGGGGCTCGTGGGCTTCATCTCCCCGCTGACCCAGAACTTCTGCGGCGGGTGCAACCGGGTCCGGGTGGCCTCCAACGGAGACCTGCGCAGCTGTCTGGGCGGGCGCGCGCAAGCCCCTCTGCACCAGCTCATCCGCGGAGGGGCCTCGGACACGGAGCTGGCGCTGGCCATCCGTCAGGCCCTGGGCGACAAGCCCGAGGGCCACCGCTTCACCGAGACCGGCAACGCCGCCACGCTCCTACCGATGATGGGCATTGGCGGCTGAGAGGCTGGACTACTTCACCAGCCGGACGGTGGCCGGGTAGCGGTACATCTCCCCGTTGTTCGCCTTGATGCTCGCGATGATGGTGAACACGAGCGCCGCGATTCCGATCACGGGCAACAGCAAGAAGCCCACCACGCACAGCATGAGGGCCGCGGAGATCCAGATGGCGGCCGTGGCGGTGATCTGGAAGTTCAGGGCCTCCTTGGCGTGGCTCTCCACCCACTTCGACTCCTTCCCCTTGGTGAGCATCACAATGAGGGGGCCCAGGAAGGGGAACCCAAAGATGCCCGCCACCAGCGCACTCAGGTGCGCGAGCATGCCCCACGTCTTCTCGTCCTGGGTCGGTACCGGCGAACCGGTCAGAAACTGTGACCCCGTGTATTGCGGCTCCATGAGCAATCCCCTCTAGAAACGCGGGGGGGCATCGACACCACACCCCCCTTCACGCCCCCCTTTCTGCCAGTGACAGCGGCAAATGTCACGTAGAGGGCATTGGCTGAAGCCACCGTCTCCGCGGCTCAGCGATACAACGCGCTCCCGCCCTTCTTGAATTCCTCGCTCTTCTCGGCCAGGCCCGTCTCGAGCGCGGCGTCCGCCGCCACCCCCGTCTTCTCCGCGTAGTCACGCACCTCCTGGGTGATCTTCATGGAGCAGAACTGAGGGCCGCACATGGAGCAGAAGTGGGCCACCTTGGCGCCTTCGGCCGGGAGGGTCTCGTCATGGAAGGCCCGGGCGCGCTCCGGATCCAGCGACAGGTTGAACTGATCCTCCCAGCGGAATTCGAAGCGGGCCTTGGACAGGGCATTGTCGCGGGCCTGCGCGCCTGGATGACCCTTGGCCAGGTCGGCGGCGTGGGCGGCGATCTTGTACGTGATGACGCCTTCCTTCACGTCGTCCCGGTCCGGCAGGCCCAGGTGCTCCTTCGGGGTGACGTAGCAGAGCATCGCCGTGCCGAACCAACCGATCATCGCCGCGCCGATGCCGCTGGTGAAGTGGTCATACCCCGGCGCGATGTCCGTCGTCAGAGGCCCCAGGGTGTAGAACGGCGCCTCGCCACACACGGCCAACTGCTTCGTCATGTTCTCCTGGATGAGGTGCATGGGCACGTGGCCCGGCCCTTCGATCATCACCTGCACATCGTGCTTCCAGGCGATCTTCGTCAGCTCGCCCAGCGTCTCCAGCTCCCCGAACTGGGCCGCGTCGTTGGCATCCGCGATGGAGCCTGGGCGCAGCCCGTCCCCCAAGCTGAAGCTGACGTCGTAGGCCTTGAGGATTTCGCAGATCTCCTCGAAGTGCGTGTAGAGGAAGTTCTCCTGGTGGTGCGCCAGGCACCACTTGGCCAGGATGGACCCGCCCCGGCTGACGATGCCGGTGAGCCGCCGGGCGGTGAGCGGGATGTAGGCCAGGCGCACGCCCGCATGGATGGTGAAGTAGTCCACCCCCTGCTCACACTGCTCGATGAGGGTGTCCCGGTAGATGTCCCACGTCAGCTCCTCGGCCTTGCCGCCCACCTTCTCCAGCGCCTGATAGATGGGCACGGTGCCAATGGGCACCGGCGCATTGCGGAGGATCCACTCGCGCGTCTCGTGGATGTTGCGGCCCGTGGACAGGTCCATCACCGTGTCCGCGCCCCACCGGATGGACCACACCATCTTCTCCACCTCTTCCTCGATGGAGGAGGTGACGGCCGAGTTGCCGATGTTGGCGTTGATCTTCACCAGGAAGTTGCGGCCGATGATCATCGGCTCCAGCTCCGGGTGGTTGATGTTCGCGGGAATGATGGCGCGGCCCCGGGCCACCTCTTCCCGCACGAACTCCGGGGTGATCCGCCGGGGAATGGAGGCGCCCCAGGACTGGCCTGGGTGCTGCGCGGCCAGCGCGGCCTCCACCTTCAGGTTCTCGCGCACCGACACGAACTCCATCTCCGGCGTCACCACCCCCCGGCGCGCGTAGTGAAGCTGCGTGACGTTGGCGCCGGGCTTCGCCACCCGTGGCTTGCGCCGATGGCCGAAGCGCAGCCCGGCCAGGCGCGGAT
Protein-coding sequences here:
- a CDS encoding DUF4870 domain-containing protein, which translates into the protein MEPQYTGSQFLTGSPVPTQDEKTWGMLAHLSALVAGIFGFPFLGPLIVMLTKGKESKWVESHAKEALNFQITATAAIWISAALMLCVVGFLLLPVIGIAALVFTIIASIKANNGEMYRYPATVRLVK
- the moaA gene encoding GTP 3',8-cyclase MoaA, which encodes MLPLASSRDPLAPPLLDAQGRRMTYLRLSVTDRCNFRCTYCSPASWGGKKDLLSALEFERIVSVFASMGIQRVRLTGGEPLIRPDILEIAQRLSALPGVERVAITTNASHLERLAVPLREAGVSQLNISLDTLSAETFRRISKQGDFASTLRGIDAAAAAGFASLKLNVVVMRGVNDGEAAALVEYAHARGLTPRFIELMPFGQGEPVPTAELIERLQASGLPLAEELVEERTRVSTSGPARYWRAPGGLVGFISPLTQNFCGGCNRVRVASNGDLRSCLGGRAQAPLHQLIRGGASDTELALAIRQALGDKPEGHRFTETGNAATLLPMMGIGG
- the thiC gene encoding phosphomethylpyrimidine synthase ThiC; the encoded protein is MSGASKSLKVDGKVLEGITRGPLPASRKVYVPGELHAGLRVPMREISQTPTHHGHGQEGKVTANPPVVVYDSSGPYTDPEARIELREGLPALRSDWILARGDTEALAGVTSEYGRARETDPRLAGLRFGHRRKPRVAKPGANVTQLHYARRGVVTPEMEFVSVRENLKVEAALAAQHPGQSWGASIPRRITPEFVREEVARGRAIIPANINHPELEPMIIGRNFLVKINANIGNSAVTSSIEEEVEKMVWSIRWGADTVMDLSTGRNIHETREWILRNAPVPIGTVPIYQALEKVGGKAEELTWDIYRDTLIEQCEQGVDYFTIHAGVRLAYIPLTARRLTGIVSRGGSILAKWCLAHHQENFLYTHFEEICEILKAYDVSFSLGDGLRPGSIADANDAAQFGELETLGELTKIAWKHDVQVMIEGPGHVPMHLIQENMTKQLAVCGEAPFYTLGPLTTDIAPGYDHFTSGIGAAMIGWFGTAMLCYVTPKEHLGLPDRDDVKEGVITYKIAAHAADLAKGHPGAQARDNALSKARFEFRWEDQFNLSLDPERARAFHDETLPAEGAKVAHFCSMCGPQFCSMKITQEVRDYAEKTGVAADAALETGLAEKSEEFKKGGSALYR